The following coding sequences lie in one Myxococcus xanthus genomic window:
- a CDS encoding 2-keto-4-pentenoate hydratase has protein sequence MTATVDHEALAHFLDSARLERREVAPLTREQPALSVPDAYAIQEAGIRLRLSHGERVVGLKMGLTSEAKRKQMNLDSPVYGVLTDRMQVPAGGVIQLSQGVHPKIEPEIAFRTARELRGTVTRDEVLDACESVFAAMEILDSRYRDFKYFSLPDVVADNASSSLFVLGTTEHPPRAMDLTRLEMTLSVNGEPVQSARSDAISGDPVISVIQLCELLAQRGQVLPAGSIVLAGAATAAHMLRPGDRVQLTVEGLGIVAVSAE, from the coding sequence ATGACCGCGACCGTGGACCACGAGGCACTGGCACATTTCCTGGACTCGGCCAGGCTGGAGCGCCGCGAGGTGGCGCCCCTCACCCGCGAGCAACCCGCACTGAGCGTGCCGGATGCTTACGCCATCCAGGAGGCCGGAATCCGGCTGCGCCTGTCCCACGGCGAGCGCGTGGTGGGCTTGAAGATGGGCCTCACCTCCGAGGCCAAGCGCAAGCAGATGAACCTGGACTCGCCCGTGTATGGCGTGCTCACGGACCGGATGCAGGTGCCCGCCGGCGGCGTGATTCAACTGTCACAGGGCGTCCACCCCAAAATCGAGCCGGAGATTGCCTTCCGCACCGCGCGTGAGCTTCGCGGCACGGTGACGCGCGACGAGGTGTTGGACGCCTGCGAGTCCGTGTTCGCGGCGATGGAAATCCTCGACTCGCGCTACCGCGACTTCAAGTACTTCTCCCTGCCGGACGTGGTGGCGGACAACGCGTCGTCGTCGCTGTTCGTGCTGGGCACCACCGAGCATCCCCCGCGCGCGATGGACCTCACGCGGCTGGAGATGACCCTGTCGGTGAATGGGGAGCCCGTTCAATCCGCCCGCTCGGACGCCATCTCTGGCGACCCGGTCATCTCCGTCATCCAGTTGTGTGAGCTGCTGGCCCAGCGCGGCCAAGTGTTGCCGGCGGGGAGCATCGTGCTCGCGGGCGCCGCCACCGCGGCGCACATGCTGCGCCCGGGGGACCGGGTGCAGCTCACGGTGGAGGGACTGGGCATCGTGGCGGTGTCCGCCGAGTAG
- a CDS encoding sensor histidine kinase: MTLRARVMLMSAVAQRRGTLRRAFDTLQGPTVNGVRLRAPRSSTQEAALLEETVRERTAALEAANVKLSRSLEQLRATQAQLLFADRLIALGRIAAGVGHEINNPLAFILSNLEYIHQELQQKEHLSEQDRQEVLEALAETRDGAERIRLIVRDLQTLSRAEDVGTGPSDLGSVVRTAAKMAMHELRHRARLVVECEGLPPVQGNGARLGQVFLNLLLNAAQSIVPGEVENNEVHVVACESKAGRVAVEVRDTGCGISPEHRERIFDPFFTTKPLGVGTGLGLAVCHGIVTSLGGTLTVESGPERGSIFRVTLPVAGAFAQAPRAPQQADAVA, encoded by the coding sequence ATGACGCTGCGAGCGAGGGTGATGCTGATGTCGGCGGTGGCACAGCGGCGCGGAACACTGCGGCGCGCCTTCGACACGCTCCAGGGCCCCACCGTGAATGGCGTGCGGCTTCGCGCGCCGCGGTCCTCCACACAGGAGGCGGCGCTGCTGGAGGAGACGGTCCGCGAACGGACCGCGGCGCTGGAGGCGGCCAACGTCAAGCTGTCCCGCAGCCTGGAGCAGCTGCGCGCCACCCAGGCGCAGCTGCTGTTCGCGGATCGGCTGATTGCGCTGGGCCGCATCGCCGCGGGCGTGGGACACGAAATCAACAACCCGCTGGCCTTCATCCTCAGCAACCTGGAGTACATCCACCAGGAGCTGCAGCAGAAGGAGCACCTGTCCGAGCAGGACCGGCAGGAGGTGCTGGAGGCGCTGGCGGAGACGCGCGACGGCGCAGAGCGCATCCGCCTCATCGTCCGGGACCTGCAGACGCTGTCACGCGCGGAGGACGTGGGCACGGGCCCGTCGGACCTGGGCTCGGTGGTGCGCACGGCGGCGAAGATGGCCATGCACGAGCTGCGGCACCGCGCGCGGCTGGTGGTGGAGTGTGAAGGCCTGCCGCCGGTCCAGGGCAACGGCGCGCGGCTGGGTCAGGTGTTCCTCAACCTGCTGCTCAACGCGGCGCAGTCCATCGTCCCCGGCGAGGTGGAGAATAACGAGGTCCACGTCGTCGCCTGCGAGTCGAAGGCCGGACGGGTGGCGGTGGAGGTGCGCGACACCGGCTGCGGCATCTCCCCGGAGCATCGCGAGCGCATCTTCGACCCGTTCTTCACCACCAAGCCCCTGGGCGTGGGCACGGGCCTGGGGCTGGCGGTGTGCCATGGCATCGTGACGTCGCTGGGCGGCACCCTGACGGTGGAGAGCGGCCCGGAGCGGGGCAGCATCTTCCGCGTCACGTTGCCCGTGGCCGGCGCCTTCGCCCAGGCGCCTCGCGCTCCGCAGCAAGCGGACGCGGTGGCCTGA
- a CDS encoding SDR family NAD(P)-dependent oxidoreductase produces the protein MSRKVALITGASAGLGEQFAHLFAKDGHDVILVARSAPRLEALAAKLEQAHGVKAHVFPADLGRPESPAQLFEAVSAKGLAVEFLVNNAGFGSCGLFLEQDLAREAEMVEVNCTALLKLSHLFARPMRERGSGRILNVASTAAFQPGPFMATYFATKAFVVSLSEALAHELKGTGVTVTCHCPGATHTEFTQRAGNGQTRLFQRPGVAKAEDVAAHAYAMMMRGRVLSIHGLLNWVGTLGVRFSPRVAVRALAASLNQQG, from the coding sequence ATGTCGCGGAAAGTGGCGCTCATCACCGGGGCTTCGGCGGGTTTGGGGGAGCAGTTCGCACACCTGTTCGCGAAGGACGGACACGACGTCATCCTGGTCGCGCGCAGCGCGCCTCGGCTGGAGGCGCTGGCGGCGAAGCTGGAGCAGGCCCATGGTGTGAAGGCACACGTCTTCCCAGCGGACCTGGGCCGGCCGGAGTCTCCCGCGCAGCTCTTCGAGGCCGTGAGCGCGAAGGGGCTGGCGGTGGAGTTCCTGGTGAACAACGCGGGCTTCGGCTCGTGTGGTCTCTTCTTGGAACAGGACCTGGCGCGCGAGGCGGAGATGGTGGAGGTCAACTGCACCGCCCTCCTGAAGCTGTCGCACCTGTTCGCGCGGCCCATGCGGGAGCGGGGCAGCGGGCGCATCCTCAATGTCGCCTCCACCGCGGCCTTCCAGCCCGGCCCCTTCATGGCCACGTACTTCGCGACCAAGGCCTTCGTGGTGTCCCTGTCGGAGGCGTTGGCGCACGAACTGAAGGGCACGGGCGTGACGGTGACGTGCCACTGCCCGGGTGCCACGCACACGGAGTTCACCCAGCGCGCGGGCAACGGCCAGACGAGGCTGTTCCAGCGGCCGGGCGTGGCCAAGGCGGAGGACGTGGCCGCCCATGCCTACGCGATGATGATGCGCGGCCGGGTGCTCTCCATCCACGGACTGCTCAACTGGGTGGGGACCCTGGGCGTGCGCTTCAGCCCGCGCGTGGCGGTGCGCGCGCTCGCGGCCAGCCTCAACCAGCAGGGCTGA
- a CDS encoding outer membrane beta-barrel protein, with the protein MRYPSIIAALLFTATTASAQEYDEHVHDGFYLRLQVGGGYLRAKATDISPDLVVKGGGANINAELGFALINNFILYAKFYGASAPNPSLQLGDLTVEGQNAELSQNFGAVGLGVTYYFMPANVYLSGALTYTQLSITDGGEKVAESDIGGGLHLGVGKEWWVSKNWGLGIGAELALGRIRNESNSDSWNVTNVSLVFSATYN; encoded by the coding sequence ATGCGATACCCCAGCATCATCGCGGCCCTGCTTTTCACTGCCACCACCGCGAGCGCCCAGGAATACGACGAGCACGTCCACGACGGCTTCTACCTGCGCCTGCAGGTGGGCGGTGGCTATCTCCGAGCCAAGGCGACTGACATCTCGCCCGATCTCGTGGTGAAGGGCGGCGGCGCCAACATCAACGCGGAGCTCGGCTTCGCGCTCATCAACAACTTCATCCTCTACGCGAAGTTCTACGGTGCGTCCGCCCCCAACCCGAGCCTCCAGTTGGGGGACCTCACCGTCGAAGGGCAGAACGCGGAGTTGAGCCAGAACTTCGGCGCCGTGGGCTTGGGCGTCACCTATTACTTCATGCCCGCGAACGTGTATCTGTCCGGCGCGCTCACGTACACGCAGCTCAGCATCACCGACGGCGGCGAGAAGGTGGCCGAGTCGGACATCGGCGGCGGACTGCACCTGGGCGTGGGCAAGGAGTGGTGGGTGAGCAAGAACTGGGGCCTCGGCATCGGCGCCGAGCTGGCCCTGGGCCGCATCCGGAACGAGTCGAACAGCGATAGCTGGAACGTCACCAACGTGTCGCTCGTCTTCTCCGCGACGTACAACTGA
- a CDS encoding FAD/NAD(P)-binding protein, giving the protein MRALGWWDVAIVGGGASGTLLAVHLLRSARAPLHVALVERSARAGLGLAYSTTSPCHLLNVPAARMGAFADDPEHFLRWVRRELPDTAPGAFISRQRYGRYLESVLREARAQAAQGVHLEVVTSDVASVEETGDGAVCVALASGGHLEARTVVLALGNALPSNLRVPDGGLYASRRYHRSPWAQDALQGVSATDDVLLIGTGLTMVDTVLSLVEQGHQGHIHALSRHGLLPHVHQETPRAGATTYASPGIREALRALRQEVRRERSDMSATGTHSVPVRIRPILHLLRREVRRAAEAGADWRTVVDALRPVTIPLWQRLPVGERQRFLRHLRSYWDVHRHRMAPSIGETVERLRREGRLTLHAARVRGFALEASGVEVRVRPRGQGREETLHVQHVINCTGPEGAMTRGHPVLGGLVETGLVRPDALGMGLATDADGALLDAGGRASGRLYTLGPPRRGELWETTAVPEIRGQARELAWHLLQRLSSTRAPRPMMEAAGAPLDG; this is encoded by the coding sequence GTGCGAGCACTGGGGTGGTGGGATGTGGCCATCGTGGGGGGAGGCGCCAGCGGCACGCTGCTGGCCGTGCACCTCTTGAGGAGCGCGCGGGCGCCGCTCCACGTGGCCTTGGTGGAGCGGAGTGCGCGGGCGGGCCTGGGTCTGGCGTATTCGACGACGAGCCCGTGTCACCTGCTGAACGTGCCAGCGGCGCGGATGGGGGCCTTCGCGGACGACCCGGAGCACTTCCTGCGCTGGGTGCGCCGTGAGCTGCCTGACACGGCGCCCGGCGCGTTCATCTCCCGCCAGCGCTATGGCCGCTACCTGGAGTCCGTGCTGCGCGAGGCGCGCGCCCAGGCCGCGCAGGGCGTGCACCTGGAAGTGGTGACCAGCGACGTCGCCTCGGTCGAGGAGACGGGCGACGGCGCGGTGTGCGTCGCGCTGGCGAGCGGGGGGCATCTGGAGGCCCGGACCGTGGTGCTGGCCCTGGGCAATGCGCTGCCCTCCAACCTGCGCGTGCCCGACGGAGGGCTGTACGCCAGCCGCCGGTATCACCGCTCCCCTTGGGCTCAAGACGCGCTCCAGGGCGTGTCCGCCACCGACGACGTGCTGCTCATCGGCACGGGGCTCACCATGGTGGACACCGTGTTGTCGCTGGTGGAGCAGGGACACCAGGGGCACATCCATGCGCTGTCCCGGCACGGACTGTTGCCCCACGTGCACCAGGAGACACCCCGGGCAGGCGCCACGACGTATGCCTCGCCCGGCATCCGGGAGGCGCTGCGGGCCCTGCGCCAGGAGGTGCGGCGCGAGCGCAGCGACATGAGCGCGACGGGCACGCACTCCGTTCCCGTGCGCATCCGCCCCATCCTCCACCTCTTGCGCCGGGAGGTGCGGCGCGCGGCGGAGGCGGGCGCGGACTGGCGGACGGTGGTGGACGCGCTGCGGCCCGTGACGATACCGCTGTGGCAGCGGTTGCCGGTGGGCGAGCGACAGCGCTTCCTCCGGCACCTGCGCTCGTACTGGGACGTGCACCGGCACCGGATGGCGCCCAGCATTGGCGAGACGGTGGAGCGGCTGCGGCGCGAGGGCCGGCTGACGCTCCATGCGGCGCGCGTCCGGGGCTTCGCGCTGGAGGCGTCCGGCGTGGAAGTCCGCGTGCGCCCTCGGGGCCAGGGCAGAGAGGAGACGCTGCACGTCCAGCACGTCATCAACTGCACGGGGCCGGAGGGCGCCATGACGCGCGGCCATCCGGTGCTGGGTGGGCTGGTGGAGACCGGGCTCGTGCGCCCGGACGCCCTGGGCATGGGACTGGCCACGGACGCGGACGGCGCGCTGCTGGACGCGGGCGGACGCGCCTCTGGACGCCTCTACACCCTGGGCCCGCCGCGCCGGGGCGAGCTGTGGGAGACGACGGCCGTCCCCGAGATTCGAGGACAAGCGCGGGAGCTGGCGTGGCACCTGCTCCAGCGCCTGTCATCCACGCGCGCGCCTCGACCGATGATGGAAGCGGCGGGCGCTCCGCTCGACGGGTAG
- a CDS encoding cysteine dioxygenase: MREPIIDQREHGAVAQALLGWPLPEQTDDIVSMAWLVERLRSSRVDWGLLDKLVRFEPSGYTRQTIARTPACELLLVSWLPGQASRVHDHGGSGGASWLVRGMLRETRFAWAGDRLVPEVIVGASEGDLLVEFPDTIHRIDNASRHGAVSLHLYAPPMQGMTPYDASLAPESLRPPRPLAAEREAPGRRRRPRAT, translated from the coding sequence ATGCGCGAGCCCATCATCGACCAGCGTGAGCACGGCGCGGTGGCCCAGGCGCTGCTCGGCTGGCCATTGCCGGAACAGACAGACGACATCGTCTCCATGGCGTGGCTGGTGGAGCGGCTGCGCTCCAGCAGGGTCGACTGGGGACTGCTGGACAAACTGGTGCGCTTCGAGCCCTCGGGCTACACGCGTCAGACGATTGCCCGGACGCCAGCGTGCGAGCTGCTGCTCGTCTCCTGGCTCCCCGGGCAGGCGTCCCGCGTCCATGACCATGGCGGCTCCGGGGGCGCCTCCTGGCTGGTGCGCGGGATGCTGCGAGAGACGCGCTTCGCGTGGGCGGGGGACCGGTTGGTGCCCGAGGTCATCGTGGGCGCGAGCGAGGGCGACCTCCTGGTGGAGTTTCCGGACACCATCCACCGCATCGACAACGCGTCCCGCCATGGGGCGGTGTCCCTGCACCTCTACGCGCCGCCGATGCAGGGGATGACGCCGTACGACGCGAGCCTGGCGCCGGAGTCGCTCAGGCCACCGCGTCCGCTTGCTGCGGAGCGCGAGGCGCCTGGGCGAAGGCGCCGGCCACGGGCAACGTGA
- a CDS encoding OPT/YSL family transporter, producing the protein MSHPVSGLSGTDPSEAAPAPSLSLVTERPAALELTTRALGMGLLIGGLLAVTNVYMGLKTGWWESGSVTAAVLGFSALASVSRRRGVPYTPLENNLTQTAAAAVGAMPAAAGLLGALPALTLLGTSVPGWGVAVWSVALGVLGVLAAHLLRRRLVAQEALPFPTGIATAELITAMHASTGDTVRAGRGRLLAGAGAVAVAVTAARDAFKWLPGMTALPGTLAGLPAASLTWGVGWSPMLLAIGMMTGPRLGLSMLAGAAVAWGVLAPGLAGAGVLADTRYETLSAWLTWPGVGLMVGSALAALLAQARDFLSAARDVGSLGRGAAVPSWALGAGLAACVLAVVVGAALFGLSVPYMLLALVLVLPLCAVCARGAGQVDVSPVTQMGQVTQVIFGALLPGAMAPNVAAGAVVSGAAAQTGVSMWSLKAGHLLGASARHQLAAQLVGVLAGSVVGVPVYLLLSRTHGLGSEALPAPFAHQFRAVAEVAVRGLDGLPPHAALAACVAVGVGALLTLVSRGRAARWLPLPVALGIGFILPAYYAVTLCLGALGLAAARWRWPQAADRDTSTLAAGAIAGESLAGVLIAALMAFGLT; encoded by the coding sequence ATGAGCCACCCGGTGAGTGGCCTCTCTGGAACGGACCCTTCGGAGGCCGCGCCCGCGCCCTCCCTGTCCCTGGTGACGGAGCGCCCCGCGGCGCTGGAGTTGACGACGCGCGCGCTGGGCATGGGCCTGCTCATTGGTGGGCTGCTGGCCGTCACCAATGTGTACATGGGGTTGAAGACGGGCTGGTGGGAGAGCGGCTCCGTCACCGCCGCGGTGCTGGGCTTCAGCGCGCTGGCCTCGGTGTCCCGCAGGCGCGGCGTGCCCTATACGCCGTTGGAGAACAACCTCACGCAGACGGCCGCGGCGGCCGTGGGTGCCATGCCGGCGGCGGCGGGCCTCTTGGGCGCGTTGCCAGCGCTGACGCTGCTGGGCACCTCCGTCCCGGGCTGGGGTGTGGCGGTGTGGAGCGTGGCGCTGGGGGTGTTGGGCGTACTCGCCGCGCACCTGCTGCGGCGTCGGCTGGTGGCTCAGGAGGCCCTGCCGTTTCCCACCGGCATCGCCACTGCGGAGCTGATTACCGCGATGCACGCGTCCACGGGCGACACGGTCCGCGCGGGCCGTGGACGGCTGCTGGCGGGCGCGGGCGCGGTGGCGGTGGCGGTCACCGCCGCGCGGGATGCGTTCAAATGGCTGCCTGGGATGACGGCGCTGCCCGGCACGCTGGCGGGCCTCCCCGCCGCGTCGCTGACGTGGGGCGTGGGGTGGAGCCCCATGCTGCTGGCCATTGGAATGATGACGGGGCCGCGCCTGGGCCTGAGCATGCTGGCGGGCGCGGCGGTGGCGTGGGGCGTGCTGGCGCCGGGGCTCGCGGGCGCGGGTGTGCTGGCGGACACGCGCTACGAGACGCTCTCCGCCTGGCTCACGTGGCCGGGCGTGGGGCTGATGGTGGGCTCGGCCCTGGCGGCGCTGCTGGCTCAGGCGCGCGACTTCCTGAGTGCGGCGCGTGACGTGGGCAGCCTGGGGCGGGGCGCGGCGGTGCCGTCCTGGGCGCTGGGCGCGGGCCTGGCGGCGTGCGTGCTGGCGGTGGTGGTGGGCGCGGCGCTGTTCGGCCTCAGCGTGCCGTACATGTTGCTGGCGCTGGTGCTGGTGCTGCCCCTGTGCGCGGTGTGCGCGCGCGGCGCCGGACAGGTGGACGTGTCCCCCGTGACGCAGATGGGGCAGGTGACGCAGGTCATCTTCGGCGCGCTGCTGCCGGGGGCCATGGCGCCCAACGTCGCCGCGGGCGCCGTGGTGTCAGGTGCGGCCGCGCAGACGGGCGTCAGCATGTGGTCGCTCAAGGCGGGGCACCTGCTGGGGGCCTCCGCGCGTCACCAGCTCGCCGCGCAGCTCGTGGGCGTGCTGGCGGGTTCGGTGGTGGGGGTGCCTGTGTACCTGCTGCTGTCCAGGACGCACGGCCTGGGCTCGGAGGCGCTGCCCGCGCCCTTCGCTCACCAGTTCCGCGCGGTGGCGGAGGTGGCGGTGCGAGGGTTGGACGGGCTGCCGCCTCACGCGGCGCTGGCGGCCTGCGTGGCCGTGGGCGTGGGCGCGCTGCTCACCCTGGTCTCCCGCGGCCGGGCGGCGCGGTGGCTGCCGCTGCCGGTGGCGCTGGGCATCGGCTTCATCCTGCCGGCCTACTACGCGGTGACCCTGTGCCTGGGCGCACTGGGACTGGCGGCGGCGCGTTGGCGCTGGCCCCAGGCCGCGGACCGGGACACGTCCACGCTGGCGGCGGGCGCCATCGCGGGCGAGTCGCTGGCAGGCGTGCTCATCGCCGCGCTGATGGCCTTCGGCCTCACGTAG
- a CDS encoding serine/threonine-protein kinase translates to MAADSESTFRIQARADLHASERAQSEPSRAQRGPGTLAGEYVLKALLASGGHGSVYEAEHRILGRRAAVKVLHPHLADQGEMLKRFVREARVVNQIRHPNIVDVYDFGLMPDGSPYYVMELLTGRTLSQVVLERGRLSSTRALAYLEPVCGALEAAHRAGVVHRDLKASNILVVEEGERPRVKLLDFGIAKLLHAEPSQEGLTIAGQRLGTAHAMAPEQFRGGPIGPHTDIYALGVLLHQLITGRYPFQCEDRMELERLHLEAPAPRPSAIAAVSPAVDAVVLRCLEKDGSRRFGSVTAFLATLSEAAEEPVQPTRRTRLALAVHAEVVLAASAQDDDAVYAVLADVLDGLEQGLRGGGFLLALQSGTSLLAVHPLDHGAPSAERTEYLREAERTLRVLQDMAQKLADPVNARVHLCVHLGQAETRGDASESEVVGGPVTDVGTWRLRTADGFALTPAASLALEFDESD, encoded by the coding sequence ATGGCGGCGGACTCCGAGAGCACCTTTCGCATCCAGGCCCGAGCGGACCTGCATGCATCCGAGCGGGCCCAGAGCGAACCTTCCCGTGCGCAGCGAGGCCCGGGCACGCTGGCCGGGGAGTACGTCCTCAAGGCGCTGCTCGCCTCGGGCGGACACGGCAGCGTGTACGAGGCGGAGCACCGCATCCTGGGCCGACGGGCCGCGGTGAAGGTCCTCCACCCGCACCTGGCGGACCAGGGGGAGATGCTCAAGCGCTTCGTGCGCGAGGCGCGCGTGGTGAACCAGATTCGCCACCCCAACATCGTGGATGTGTACGACTTCGGGCTGATGCCGGACGGCAGCCCCTACTACGTCATGGAGTTGCTCACCGGCCGCACGCTCAGTCAGGTGGTGCTGGAGCGCGGCCGGCTGTCGTCGACGCGCGCGCTCGCGTACCTGGAGCCCGTCTGCGGAGCGCTGGAGGCCGCGCACCGTGCGGGCGTCGTCCACCGCGACTTGAAGGCCAGCAACATCCTCGTCGTGGAGGAAGGTGAGCGCCCCCGGGTGAAGCTGCTGGACTTCGGCATCGCCAAGCTGCTGCACGCCGAGCCTTCACAGGAAGGGCTCACCATCGCCGGCCAGCGGCTGGGCACCGCGCACGCCATGGCGCCCGAGCAGTTCCGCGGCGGCCCCATTGGCCCGCACACGGACATCTACGCGCTGGGCGTGCTGCTGCATCAGCTCATCACCGGCCGATATCCCTTCCAGTGCGAGGACCGGATGGAGCTGGAGCGGCTGCACCTGGAGGCGCCCGCGCCCCGGCCCAGCGCCATCGCCGCGGTGTCCCCGGCGGTGGACGCGGTGGTGCTGCGCTGCCTGGAGAAGGACGGCAGCCGCCGCTTCGGCAGCGTGACGGCCTTCCTCGCCACGCTCAGCGAAGCGGCCGAGGAGCCCGTCCAGCCCACGCGCCGCACGCGGCTGGCGCTGGCCGTCCACGCCGAGGTCGTCCTCGCCGCCTCCGCCCAGGATGACGACGCCGTGTACGCGGTGCTCGCGGACGTGCTGGATGGGCTCGAGCAGGGCCTGCGCGGCGGCGGCTTCCTGCTGGCGCTCCAGTCCGGCACCTCCCTGCTGGCCGTGCACCCGCTGGACCACGGCGCCCCCAGCGCCGAGCGCACCGAGTACCTGCGCGAAGCGGAGCGCACGCTGCGGGTGCTCCAGGACATGGCGCAGAAGCTGGCGGACCCGGTGAACGCCCGCGTCCACCTCTGTGTCCACCTGGGCCAGGCGGAGACGCGCGGCGACGCCTCGGAGTCGGAGGTCGTGGGAGGCCCCGTCACCGACGTGGGCACCTGGCGCCTGCGCACCGCGGATGGCTTCGCGCTCACCCCAGCGGCGTCGCTCGCCCTGGAGTTCGACGAGAGCGATTAG
- a CDS encoding PAS domain S-box protein, whose protein sequence is MTTLDELTTCAGLALAPPSSTGACLILISTTTPAAIGKAYRLDQGEHIIGRGSDVTVRIDDHGVSRKHARVVRAGDGACHVTDLDSTNGTLLNGVPVSTAELMEGDRLQIGTVTVFRFSKREVLEQREEQLRQALTAARVGIWDWNAQSGRVTWSEQVDRLLGLPVGKLSGRAMELSEVVHPADLPRVSEVLGAALEKKTQVDVEYRIEPQGSGWRWISCKGDVLCDASGAPARVTGTVMDITARKLAEQELHRQSLIFESIYDGVVITDLGGGIIDWNSSAERMFGRQKSEALGQTLFSVLHPDEPDRLTGLILTALDKQGRWSGELEFKRRDGTTCWCESVVVPLRDSEGRAIANIMVHRDTTERKQLQAHLVVADRLASVGTLGAGVAHEINNPLAYMLVNLHLIREGLERLESQAPAAPVASLQQLVRETAEGAERIATIVRDLKVFARGEQEARLMPVDVRRAVELACKMADNVIRHRARLVTEFEPVAPVEASESRLCQVFLNLLLNAAQAIPEEGTPGVEHEIRVVIRAGERDRVVVEVRDTGMGMGQEVLGRIFDPFFTTKPVGVGTGLGLSICHGIIESMGGSIQAESEPGRGSTFRVVLCAATRELEVLPRLSAAMQANARARILVVDDEPNVTLALQRSLAADHEVATANSAQAALRLVNDGGRFDLILCDVMMPGMTGMDLYHELGRCAPEQAGRMVFMTGGAFTPRTVSFLRDVPNAKIAKPLDLMQLRELVGRSAEAGR, encoded by the coding sequence ATGACGACGTTGGATGAACTCACGACGTGCGCGGGCCTTGCCTTGGCGCCACCGTCCTCCACGGGAGCCTGTCTCATCCTCATCAGCACCACCACGCCGGCAGCCATCGGCAAGGCCTACCGCCTGGACCAGGGCGAGCACATCATCGGCCGCGGTTCCGACGTCACCGTGCGCATCGACGACCACGGGGTGTCGCGCAAGCACGCGCGCGTCGTTCGCGCGGGCGACGGTGCCTGCCACGTCACCGACCTGGACTCCACCAACGGCACGCTGCTCAACGGCGTGCCCGTCAGCACCGCCGAGCTGATGGAAGGGGACCGGCTGCAGATCGGCACCGTCACCGTGTTCCGCTTCTCCAAGCGCGAAGTCCTGGAGCAGCGGGAGGAGCAGCTTCGCCAGGCGCTGACCGCCGCGCGCGTGGGCATCTGGGACTGGAACGCGCAGAGCGGCCGGGTGACGTGGAGCGAGCAGGTGGACCGGCTGCTGGGGCTTCCCGTGGGGAAGCTGTCCGGCCGCGCCATGGAGCTGTCGGAGGTGGTGCACCCGGCGGACCTGCCGCGCGTGAGCGAGGTGCTGGGCGCCGCGCTGGAGAAGAAGACGCAGGTGGACGTGGAGTACCGCATCGAGCCGCAGGGGAGCGGCTGGCGGTGGATTTCCTGCAAGGGTGACGTGCTGTGTGACGCCTCGGGCGCGCCGGCGCGGGTGACGGGCACGGTGATGGACATCACCGCGCGCAAGCTGGCCGAACAGGAGCTGCACCGCCAATCGCTCATCTTCGAGAGCATCTACGACGGCGTGGTGATTACCGACCTGGGCGGCGGCATCATCGACTGGAACTCCAGCGCCGAGCGCATGTTCGGGCGGCAGAAGTCGGAAGCGCTGGGCCAGACGCTCTTCAGCGTGCTGCACCCGGATGAGCCCGACCGGCTCACCGGCCTGATTCTCACCGCGCTGGACAAGCAGGGGCGCTGGTCCGGAGAGCTGGAGTTCAAGCGCCGCGACGGCACCACCTGCTGGTGCGAGTCCGTCGTCGTGCCGCTGCGCGACAGCGAGGGGCGCGCCATCGCCAACATCATGGTCCACCGCGACACGACGGAGCGGAAGCAGCTCCAGGCGCACCTGGTGGTGGCGGACCGGCTGGCGTCGGTGGGCACGCTGGGCGCGGGCGTGGCGCACGAAATCAACAACCCGCTGGCCTACATGCTCGTCAACCTGCACCTCATCCGCGAAGGGCTGGAGCGGTTGGAGAGCCAGGCGCCCGCGGCGCCCGTGGCGTCGTTGCAGCAGTTGGTGCGTGAGACAGCGGAAGGCGCGGAGCGCATCGCCACCATCGTCCGCGACCTGAAGGTCTTCGCGCGCGGCGAGCAGGAGGCGCGGCTGATGCCGGTGGACGTGCGCCGGGCGGTGGAGCTGGCGTGCAAGATGGCGGACAACGTCATCCGCCACCGGGCGCGGCTGGTGACGGAGTTCGAGCCGGTGGCGCCAGTGGAGGCCAGCGAGTCGCGGCTGTGCCAGGTGTTCCTCAACCTGCTGCTCAACGCGGCGCAGGCGATTCCGGAGGAGGGCACGCCGGGCGTGGAGCACGAGATTCGCGTGGTCATCCGCGCCGGAGAGAGGGACCGGGTGGTGGTGGAGGTCCGCGACACGGGCATGGGCATGGGCCAGGAGGTGCTGGGCCGCATCTTCGACCCGTTCTTCACCACCAAGCCGGTGGGCGTGGGCACGGGGCTGGGGCTGTCCATCTGCCACGGCATCATCGAATCCATGGGCGGCTCCATCCAGGCGGAGAGCGAGCCGGGCCGGGGCAGCACGTTCCGCGTGGTGCTGTGCGCAGCCACGCGCGAGCTGGAGGTGCTGCCGCGCCTATCCGCCGCCATGCAGGCCAATGCGCGCGCGCGCATCCTGGTGGTGGATGACGAGCCCAACGTGACGCTGGCGCTCCAGCGCTCGCTGGCCGCGGACCACGAGGTGGCCACCGCGAACAGCGCCCAGGCCGCGCTGCGGCTGGTGAACGACGGCGGCCGTTTCGACCTCATCCTCTGTGATGTGATGATGCCCGGGATGACGGGCATGGACCTGTACCACGAGCTGGGCCGCTGCGCCCCGGAGCAAGCTGGACGCATGGTGTTCATGACGGGTGGCGCCTTCACGCCGCGCACGGTGTCGTTCCTGCGTGACGTGCCCAACGCCAAGATTGCCAAGCCGCTGGACCTGATGCAGTTGCGCGAGCTCGTGGGCCGCTCCGCCGAGGCGGGGCGATGA